The following nucleotide sequence is from Ahniella affigens.
CCGCTGGAGGGCAATAGCCTCGCCGCTGCGTTCGAGTCGTATTTCAACCGCTCCGAACAATTGCCCACCTCGCTGTTCTTTGCCTTTGACGGCAAATCCTGTGCCGGCCTGTTGCTGCAAGAGGTTCCGGCCGAGGGCGGTATCGCTCGCGAGCGGGACGCTGCGATGTACGAATACGCCCGCACGATGGCCGCGACAATCGAATCTGACGAACTCTTGAATCTAAGCCCCCACGAGATCCTGCGTCGCTTGTTTCACGAAGAGACGCTGCGCCTCCTTGACGCCCAACCCATCCGGTTCCAGTGCCGTTGCTCCCGTGACCGGGCGATTGGCATCTTGCGCTCGATCGGTCCGGAGGAAACCGCAGCCGCACTCGCCGAGTCCGGTGAGCGCGTCACCGTGACCTGCGAGTTCTGCAACGGTCAATACAGTTTTGATGCCATCGATATCCAGCAAATGTTTTCGGGTCTCGATCAAGACGCCGCGGTGACCCGTCACTGACGATGCCGATCGCTTGGTATCGCGCCGCCAATCTGAATAGCGGTTCGTATCGGAGCGGCTTCAGCCGCAAACCGATCTCCCGGCGAAATCGATTCGGGCCTGAAGGCCCACTCATCAATCACGCCGTAACGCATTCTCCCTCTCCCACGCGAGTGGGAGAGGGCTGGGGAGAGGGCTACTTGCGACACTGCGCCGTTGTAAGAATCGCGCACTGTCGCCGACAGTCTGATGCGCGAATCAGCGCACCTTCGGTGCGACCATAGCTCCAACAAGAGCCAGCCTTCTTGTGGGAGCGGCTTCAGCCGCGAATCAATCTTGCCTCAGCCAGCTTTTTGTGGGAGCGGCTTCAGCCGCGAACCGATCTCGTGGCAAGAGTGAGTCCAAAACTGCAGACCTTCCGCAAACTCAGGTGCCACGCTATTCAAGCTCAAACCCATGGTCGGACGCCCACGCTCGCAACGCTTCCTGCACCGCTGCGTTGTCAAACGCATACCAAGCATCAAGCAGCCCATGATCGCTCAGCAAGGCCTTGAACCGTTGATAGGCCCCGCGACGCTGGAAGATTTCCTCAACCCGTGACTCCAGCTTCGGCGCGTTCTGCTCAATGAAGCGATTCACCAGGTAGCGTCCTAGGTCCAGCTCCTTGCGATCCGGGACCGGCACATATTGATCGGGGTCATCCACATCACCCTCGATCGCCTCTTCTTCACCATCATCGAGGCCGATCAGTACGACTTTTCCAGAAGTTCGGGCGACATAGGCGGACACCTCGGCAACGGCACTCCCGCTGACCGTATCCAGGGCCAGCTCCAAATCATCCGCAGAAACTTTGATTGGCGGCACAAATCGCTCCAAGCCAAGTGACGACAAACGTGGTGCAACGCGCTGCTTGAATACGAGCCAAAAACGTCGCCAAAACCGAGGCTACAACCACCCCTTCTGCCGCGCGATCCGGTACGCCTCAATCCGGTTGTCGACGCCGAGTTTGCCGATTGCTTCCGACAGGTAGTTGCGGACCGTGCCGTGCGACAGATTCAGCTGCGTGGCGATGTCGTTCGCCTGCATGCCCTCGCCCGCCAGACGCAGGACTTGGCGCTCACGATCACTCAGCGGATCCGCTTCCGACCACGCGTCCAGTGCCAACTCCGCATCGACCGCCCGGCCGCCGCGGTGCACCTTTCGAATCGCATCGGCGAGCTTTTCGGCTGGAGAATCCTTCAGGAGATAACCACTCGCACCCGCCTCCAGCGCCCGGCGCAAATAACCGGGCCGCGCAAACGTGGTCAGAATGACGATCTTGGTCGGCATGCCGGTGTCACGAACCTTGGCCGCGAGCTCAAGTCCGGTGAGCTTGGGCATTTCGATGTCGGTCAGCAGCAAATCCGGGCGCAACCGACGTACCATTTCCCAGGCTTCCTCGCCATCGCCCGCAGAGCCCAGTACTTCCAGATCGGACTCTAGTTTCAGCAAGGCCGCCAACGCGCCGCGCACCATCGCTTGATCTTCAGCCAACAACACTCGGATCGGCATGCTTACCTCGACGACACCAGTTTTAAGGCCACACGCCGGCCTGCCGATTCATCGCCAGACCCGTCGATCG
It contains:
- a CDS encoding Hsp33 family molecular chaperone HslO; its protein translation is MTQDHDCLHRFFFEDANVRGVIVQLRDTWQQIAHRDDYPTEVRQWLAQVAAATALFAGDVKVDGSVSVHLKSASALRLVFAECSSQGDMRGVARWDTFDAIPAVPDDLRGAAGILALTVMRANGEPKWQGMVPLEGNSLAAAFESYFNRSEQLPTSLFFAFDGKSCAGLLLQEVPAEGGIARERDAAMYEYARTMAATIESDELLNLSPHEILRRLFHEETLRLLDAQPIRFQCRCSRDRAIGILRSIGPEETAAALAESGERVTVTCEFCNGQYSFDAIDIQQMFSGLDQDAAVTRH
- a CDS encoding UPF0158 family protein, whose amino-acid sequence is MPPIKVSADDLELALDTVSGSAVAEVSAYVARTSGKVVLIGLDDGEEEAIEGDVDDPDQYVPVPDRKELDLGRYLVNRFIEQNAPKLESRVEEIFQRRGAYQRFKALLSDHGLLDAWYAFDNAAVQEALRAWASDHGFELE
- a CDS encoding response regulator transcription factor, whose amino-acid sequence is MPIRVLLAEDQAMVRGALAALLKLESDLEVLGSAGDGEEAWEMVRRLRPDLLLTDIEMPKLTGLELAAKVRDTGMPTKIVILTTFARPGYLRRALEAGASGYLLKDSPAEKLADAIRKVHRGGRAVDAELALDAWSEADPLSDRERQVLRLAGEGMQANDIATQLNLSHGTVRNYLSEAIGKLGVDNRIEAYRIARQKGWL